CGAAATCGCAATTTTAGGTGGATTTCCTTTGTGCCATGGCGTATTGACTGCGGGCATCATGACTTCAATAATATGGACAGAAGACTGTGCTTCCTGGATTCGGAGTCCCTGGGTAAAAGCATGGAGTCCCGATTTGGTCGCATTGTAAAATGGATAATCCGCACGAGGGGCAAAGACTAACCCTGTGGTGATATTGATAATTTGTGGAGCCGTATTTTTTTGAAGTACCGGATACAAATGATGGATGAGTCGAATCGGGGCGAGTAGGTTTGTGGCAATTTCATTTTCGGCAAATTCTAAAACAGGTACATCACTGATAAATCGTCCATTGTATACTATAGCGGCATTGTTGATGAGCACATTAAGTTCGGGATGATTTTGACTTACCCAGTCTGCAAGATTCTGACACTGTTGCGGATCAGCCAGATCACATTGAAAAATTTCAAGTTGCGGAATCTGCTGTTGTGCGCTAAGAAGTTTGTCTTTAGATCGGCCGCAAATCAATACTTTGTTTTCTCTGGCTATAAATTGTTTGGCCAGTTCAAAGCCAATTCCGGAACTTCCTCCGGTGATTAAAATGGTATTTCCTGATAGTTGCATGTTTTTGTGTTTTAATATGAAAGGCAATATTAAAAGCACAAAACAACGGTTGCATTGACCTATGTTAAGAGGACATTTTTTTGCGAATGCGACTCAACGATTCAGGTTGAATGCCCAGGT
This genomic interval from bacterium SCSIO 12643 contains the following:
- a CDS encoding SDR family NAD(P)-dependent oxidoreductase, coding for MQLSGNTILITGGSSGIGFELAKQFIARENKVLICGRSKDKLLSAQQQIPQLEIFQCDLADPQQCQNLADWVSQNHPELNVLINNAAIVYNGRFISDVPVLEFAENEIATNLLAPIRLIHHLYPVLQKNTAPQIINITTGLVFAPRADYPFYNATKSGLHAFTQGLRIQEAQSSVHIIEVMMPAVNTPWHKGNPPKIAISPQRAVNEMLRELKKGKTEIKIAKVKLLHLLSRIAPGFALKKINHLND